A window of Gallaecimonas kandeliae genomic DNA:
CTTGGCTGCGGTCATAGTGACGCTGGCCATAGCTTTGGTTGTTTACGGTACGGTAACGAGCCTGGGCCAAGCCACCGAACTCCGGTTGCCAACCGAGGTTGAGCATCAGGCTCTGGCCGCCGACCCCATCATTGAACTGGCGCTGGTTTGCGCCCCAATGGCCGATGACTGCGCCGTCGTTGGTCAGGCCGTCCTGGTAGATATGGTGTACATACCAGCCGTTCTGCCATTCCGACAGTTCCAAAGTCAGGTCGAAGTCTTGCCAGAGGCGGGGAAAATGGATGCCCCCCGACAGGGCAGCGTTACCCAGGCGGAAGTTTGAGCCGCCAGAGGTGTCTTCGCCGCCATATTCGAAATAGACGGAGAAGGGCGTTTCGCCTGGGAAGATGAAGCGGCTGGTGATGGAGGCGGCTTGGTTGCCGAACTCCTGGTCAGTGGTGAGTCCACCGTTGCTGGTATTGTCTGAATGGCCCGGGCGGAAAAAGGCACTAAAGATATCACTCAGGCCTTTGCCGCCGCGGGCGCCGCCACCGTACTGCATCACCCTGTTGACTCCCAGGGCCCAACCGGGTAGTGGCTGGAAGGACAGATGCAAACCGGCCAGCATGGGGTGGCCTGAGGTATAGCCGCCTTGGTAACTGATATGGTCGGAGCTGGCCATCTCTGCCAGGAACAGCTCGTACTGGACGTTCCAGGAGCTGATGGGCTGGTAGTTGGACAGGGTAATGGAGGGCATTGTCCTGGCGTTGGTACTGAGCAGCAGTGAGCTGTCGGTCATGGGAGACAGCCAGTGGTCCCGATAGCCGATATCCAACTGGGCGTAATCGACACCCAGGCTGACCAAGGTGTTGGTGAGGGTCGTATTGTTCTCGTCGCTGACCAGGCCGGCGTTCAGCAGCAGGTAGTCGCTGGGTTGCCAATAGGCGCTGACTGAGGCCTGGTAATTGCTGTCTGCAGCCATGCCGTGGCGGTTGGCCAGGGTGGTGCTGTTGTTGTTGGCCAGGCTGGCTTCCAGGCTGGCATGGCTGACGCCAGCGCTGCCCATCAACCGCCGAAGGTAGCGTTTGACCTGGCCGCAGAGCACGGCATCCTTTTCGCAGGCCTTGGGCAGGGCTTCCAGCACTGTGGCGGCGGCGATGGGCCTGGTCATGATGGGCTTGTCGGCCAGCACCATCACTCGTTCCACCTGGTGCTCTATTTCCGGGGAAAGTGAAAGGGACAGGTAGGGACTGACACCGCGGGCCATGACGGTGCTGCTCATCAGCACCAGTGAGGCCAAGGCGCTCAAACGTACAACCATGAATTTATCCTTGTCGCTGTTGGACTTTCTCTAACAGGGCCTGGGCCACTTCGGGATGAACGAACTGGGAGACGTCGCCGCTATGGATGGCGACTTCTTTGACCAGGGTGGAAGAAATGAAGGAGTTTTCCTCTGCCGGCGTCAGGAAGACCGATTCCAAATCGGGCTTGAGGCGCCGGTTCATGTTGGCCAACTGGAACTCATATTCGAAGTCGGAGACGGCGCGCAGGCCGCGAATGAGCACAGTGGCGCGCTGCTGGCTGGCAAAGTCCACCAGCAGGCCGGAGAAGCCCACCACTTCGACGTTGTCCAGGTGCGACACCACTTTCCTGGCCAAGGTCACCCTCTCTTCCAGGCTGAACATGGGTTTCTTGGATGGATTGGCAGCCACGCCGACGAGCACGTGGCTGAAGAGCCTGGCGGCCCTGTTCACCAGGTCGGTATGGCCGTTGGTGATGGGGTCGAAGGTTCCGGGGTAGATCACCCTGATGCTCATGATTAGCTCCTGCTGATGTTCGCCGACAGTGGCCCCTTCAAGGCGCAAA
This region includes:
- a CDS encoding capsule assembly Wzi family protein yields the protein MVVRLSALASLVLMSSTVMARGVSPYLSLSLSPEIEHQVERVMVLADKPIMTRPIAAATVLEALPKACEKDAVLCGQVKRYLRRLMGSAGVSHASLEASLANNNSTTLANRHGMAADSNYQASVSAYWQPSDYLLLNAGLVSDENNTTLTNTLVSLGVDYAQLDIGYRDHWLSPMTDSSLLLSTNARTMPSITLSNYQPISSWNVQYELFLAEMASSDHISYQGGYTSGHPMLAGLHLSFQPLPGWALGVNRVMQYGGGARGGKGLSDIFSAFFRPGHSDNTSNGGLTTDQEFGNQAASITSRFIFPGETPFSVYFEYGGEDTSGGSNFRLGNAALSGGIHFPRLWQDFDLTLELSEWQNGWYVHHIYQDGLTNDGAVIGHWGANQRQFNDGVGGQSLMLNLGWQPEFGGLAQARYRTVNNQSYGQRHYDRSQELILSYSVPWRLYLVGGELQIGRDALGENYNRLTAFIRF
- the coaD gene encoding pantetheine-phosphate adenylyltransferase; the encoded protein is MSIRVIYPGTFDPITNGHTDLVNRAARLFSHVLVGVAANPSKKPMFSLEERVTLARKVVSHLDNVEVVGFSGLLVDFASQQRATVLIRGLRAVSDFEYEFQLANMNRRLKPDLESVFLTPAEENSFISSTLVKEVAIHSGDVSQFVHPEVAQALLEKVQQRQG